CATGTGAGATGGTCAGCTCGTGGATGAAAGTTTCAACGGTGTTGAATTCTTATTACGGATTTATTTTTGAGTTCTGGCTTCCCAACAGTAGCTGATGGGCATCTGTAGATTCTAAGTAATTCTGAGCCATATCTCTACTGTGTGCAATGGATGAGGCAGGAGCACAGACTGGAGACAACTGGTCTGTTATAAGGTGAGAGTAGGGGGGAAGTTACCGTAGAAGTATTGGTGAAAGACCTGTTGCTTCTGATTACTTTTGAACTGTGATGAAAGAGAGGTTTTATGCCTCTGTGTAGTTTCAAATGGGGAGTGATCAATGGTAGTTTGAGAGCTTGAAGATGTTCACAGAATGAACAGGTGCTTTCTGGGCCACCCTTGGGCTGTACTTCTTGAGACAGTTGATCAAGGTGGAAGCATTACTTGCCTGAGGCAGGGGAAGTGGTATATCCATTGTCATTTGGAAGATGGCAATACCTGACTCCCCGCagtctgcagcagctgcttgaaTTAAACTCAGCAGATCTTAAGGAGTGCACACACAGGTAATTCTCCAGTTTTTGCACCAGGGTGATGTCACACACACCACCATCTTTACGTGGCAGGTATGCTGAAGTTTTGCTTTAGTAAGAGggattgttttcctttctcttgcatGCTATCGTTGACTGCTGTTCCAGAGTCACCCCCTTCAGTTGGGGATAGCCTGGTTGGATGCATGTTGCCTGATACTTAAATCTTGATATTGGGCAGAAATACTCTCCATAGATATGCACCAGTACAGCAGGAGCAAGAAAATTCAACTTCCTTTTACCTTGCTCTTTGCCCTCAATACCTGGCATTAGAGTCCGTCCTTTCCTGGGCTTTTCATACCTGTatacaaataattttgctgCTAGGAACTGTTCATTGTTTGTCTGTGTTATCAAAAGACTGTGGCTATGGGTCACTTTTGGCAAGGGTCAGTGCCAGTGACCTTTTTCCCTCAAGTATCTTAGTGCTTGTTGAGGTGCCTAGAGGTGGGACTCTTCCAAGTAGTTAGAAACAGTGTATGGCAGTAGGCCCATGAGACTTTGATGTGGGTGGTGTTACTTATGCTTGTAGAGATGGAGGTCTTTATGAAGGAAATCCTTCCAGAAACTCCTGATACTTTTCTCAAACTACATACGATTCattgtctgtattttttgttttggttgtcaTCTGCTTCTGTTCCCTCTGGGTTTGGAGTTTTCCAAAGTAGGGGGGTGGCACTTTTGCTCAGTAGGAaccactctttttttccttctttttccttcccctctcccttgtACATTAACTTGAAAGCCTTTGCCCCACAGTCATCTAGGGCTCTCTAGTAGTCACGTGCTTTCATTTGCTCTAACAGATGATGGCCATTGACTCTTCTCCAGGACTTTTTTGTGCCCATTTACTGAACTGAATCATTGTTTGAAATAGCCAGGAGATTCAGGGCTTTCTGTTGGAGTCCTTTTAAAAGGACTCCAAAGTACTTGCGAGCATCTCCAGTAATCCATCCTCTGTTTGAAGACAGAACTGCTGTTCTGCTGTCATATGTTTGGGAGTTGCTAAACTATATCTTAAAATACACagggaaaaatcttttcctttgtgtctAGCAGAGAGAAccagggagaaaacaaacaaacaaaatgggGACGTGGGgaggaacaaacaaaacaaaacacaacagaggaaaaaggggagCAGTGGCTGGGTATGTTGACCCCCTAGATCTGGAGTAGCAGgtcttccctctttcctcttctctagCTATGAGAGACAAAAATTGGTGAAATCATAGAGAGCCAGCTAAGAATCAGCTGGATAAGTGGTTTCAGGTGCACTAGAAACAATGGTAGTTCTGATCTGAGCTTGAATTGGGTCCTGTCAGATCTGGTCTGTGAGGGGCAGATGGTGGTTCCACGGCTGGTTCAGATTACTCAGTTCAGGTGGAAATCTACTGCCTCATGAGCCAACGGCAAGAAATTTGGCATGAATCAGGGGTAAATACTTATATGTAGGTTGTAATCTGAGCAAAGGGATTCACCCCCATGTAGTTATGTTCAGGTGAGTATCAGCAGCAACATGGTTACGTGTCACTGGACAGAGTCAGATTTTTCTTGGAGGTGCACCGTGAAAGGTTAGGAGCTAATAGTTGCAAGCTATGACATGGGGAATTCtgatcagagaaaaaaaaaagtcacagtaAGGGTTGGTAAGCACTGGAGCAGATGCCCACATAAGACATGAAGTGCTCATACTTGGAATTTTTGCAAACTTTGCTGGACGAGGTCCTGAGCAAAACTTGATCCAACTTCGAAGCTGACCCAGCTTTGAGCAGTGGACTGGACTGGATCATGTCCAGaggatcccttccaacctaaattttTCTAGGATTCTAATTCCAGCCTCTGTCTGCTTTGTGGTGTTTTGCAGAATAACTTGCCTATGCCTCAACCAGCCCTTCATCTTGGGGTGTAAGAACAGGTCCAGTGCAGGATGTATAACTGTGTGGAGGAACAGAGCTTGGATAGATTTGTAGTGTTAGAGTTTATTCTGAGCTGGGGTTGAGGCCTTGTGTTTTGTAGACTGGTTATGAACCAGTCATGGTTTGGATTGAGGAAACTGGTAGCCAAGTTTGGAGAGCATGTGGTATACAGAACAGCTATGGCAGGTATTGTGCTCTGAGCTTGGAAAACCAGCGTATCTACTAAACAGGCTGGGTTTTTTCATTCATTGTGGTTTCCCTCAAGGGAAATAGTTTCTTGAGAAGCGTATTTCCTCCTTTGCatgctttgttgtttgtttctagcaaaaatgaaaattgcaattaaaaagGAAGTAGGTAGGGCTGGACATGTGTGTTTTGTCACATGGTTGGCAGCAGCTGCACTAGGTGATCTTTACCACTAGTTGATTGTATCTGAGAATACCTAAGTTTTGGGTTAGTCTGTTTTACAGGTTTGAAGACTTACATTTCCTTGTGTTTCCTCTCCTTTAAACTAAACAAACCCTTAGAAGCTGGACTTTTCTAACTGTCTTAAAATTGTTATTGTTGTCTTCTAGACGTTTTGtgatgtgctgcttttttgttttgtttgtggggtttttttttgttttaagccTCAGCCAAAAAatgaggaagggaggaagaaaagaggtgGGTGGGGTTTGAACTAGTGTGTTTTTACACAGTAACTTGTTTAATAATTgatgtttttgaaaatgttagtCAGATGGTATGGTTAGCATTTTACCCTTTCCCAAGTTCACCATGCAAAGAGGTGATTTGGAAGTCAGCAGGATTAAGGAGGCAGGACAGGGGCAATAAGAAGTAAATAGAGTCAGAGGATTTTGGAGTGTCCTAAAGATCATGTGCTACcaataatgtaaatattttaattaaaacactttAACTTCCAGCCCCTCAGCTCTCAAACACTTGTTTTTGCTCTCTGAGATCAGCAGAGTGAGTTCCTGCTCCAAAGAGGTGGAAGTTTCCAGCTGAAAGGAGAGGTGCCATCTGTGGGAGAGCTATTGTGTGGGCTGGGGGAAGATTGCGTGTGTGCTTACTTCTTCCAGGATCAATTATActtacaaagcaaaatgaattaataaCCCTAAACCAGAAGGTGCCTTTTTGGAGCTGAATAGAACATTATTGCTGCTTCTGGTACTTCACATATGTTTGTTAATACACCCTGCGATTGTCTGTTCCTTTCTGTTGCAGGAAACGTTGTTGACTCATCTTGCGTGTATTACAGCTGTGCTGTATTATGGCCTTTGTGGTGATGCACAGTGCGCACACAATAACATCAGAAATTTCAGCCAATAGCAGACGTAAGGGGCTTGTTTTTCGCTTTTATTAAATACCAGAATCTTAAGATATCCTAAAAGCACTTAGGGCCTTCAGAGAGCATACAGCATACAAACTCAGAGTGTAGTGCTCTGCGTGCTAGAAATTTGTCTGTTACCAGGGAGGGGAAAACCCCCAACTTTCCTCTCTATGAACCATCCTCTTCCGCAATTGTACTTTAAAGAAATTTGATCACTGCTTGTACtttaatgttgattttttttcttgttttctttttattttatttttctgtgatttatttcagtattctGATGCATGTATTTCAGATGGTCAgcatttgaaaaactgaaagattGATTGGATAATGTTAAGGTTTAACCAAGGTTAAAACACCTTGAACCTTATGTATTTTGTGTTAGTTTCTAACATTCAGAAAATCGTATCAAAAGGCAGTTTATGttcaaacacaaaaccacaccTAAATCTGCATCCTCACTATATCACTTTCTATGTACTGTTCTACTTTTGAGATACTTTATATTGCAGCCATGCTTGAAGGCCTCCTGTTAGGCATTACCTACACAAATATTCCAAATGCCCTGACATCCAGACTGCATGTTCTCCTTGACTGCTTGGCCATTGGTTTTTGATCTTAAATGGATCAAGCTTGGTGTTTACAGGTGAAGGGATTAAAAAGTGTTATAAACTAGGAGGAATTGCACcgaagaaaagacaaaagatgAAGAGGTATGCTTGGCTGGGACTATTGGTGGATGTTACAAGAAATAAGGGGTGAGAGGTAGAGAATTACATGGGAAGAAGAAATACTACAGTAGTAAAAGATCTGACGAATAATTAATGGCCAGCCTGCTCATTTGAGTTGATCATATTTGTGTTAGAGGGTTTCATGGCTAAAGCCACAGAAAGCATACACTTTTTGTAAATCAGTACAATGGTCATTAGCATTAGCAGTCAATGATAAGTATTTGACAGTTTTCTTGGGATTTCAGAACATCACTTGttgattctgtattttaacagtTCATAATGTAGCAGAACTGTGTACTTCTCCCAGGAATAAAGTTTTACGCTCTGCCCTGTATATAAAGGTGGAGTGAGAGcgtatgtgtgcatgcacagcCAATTTATTAATTTAGGCAAGGTTGATCAGcaaaattgctgctgctgcctggcaaaTTCCAGCTCCCTTAAAGATGTTCTAGATGCATGATGGGAATAGGAACCAACAATGCCATCTCTTCATctatttcctcttgtttgtttttaatagaaactacaaaattaattaatatttagtTTGTGAATGATTAAGAGTGTCAGTGAGAGATACTGACCAACACAGCATGTCTGTTTTCCGTTAAGATGAAGGCTAAAGTCATTAGGTGGTTGTGCCAGAAAAGTGGAGGGAGCATTTGGCGATGACTGGTGTTACAACTGCTGCTCCTTGGGCAGTCCGACTGCTAAACTTCAGTTGTCCTGTAACAGTGGTTGCTGTCTGTGAATCAGTTACGGCTCAGTCTTTATGGAAAACAGCCCACTGGCAGGTAAGCTATTCTTGAGTCATGCAGAGTAGGAAAATGTGTGCTCTTTGGGTGGTGCTAAAGGTAGAAAGGAATGTACAGGCTACCTATAATCACTTTTTGCCACCTCTACGCTGCTCTTTTCCATTGTCTTGAGTTAAATCCAATCCTCACTTAAGAGATTGTGCTCAGAAGAGAGACATCTGAGAAGTCGTGGTATGAAAGCATATTCTAGCCAATGAGCTACTGTTAGTTCAGTCTCCTTTGCAGGAGTAGCATTACATACACACATCcatgtatttttagtttattaCACTCAACAAAACTTTATATTTCAAGCTGGTCTAATTGATCTGCATCCACATGCAAACCTGGTTTTTGCCTTATCCCCTTATGCTTTTAGATGTACAACAGTGCTAAGAGTATATGAAATGCTTGTGATAAGTGAAACACAGCACATGCCCACTTTTACCAATCTGTCTGAAGCTACAAATTGATGAGATGTTGGTGCCTTGAGTAATAAAAACCTTGCATCGTGGAGAAGAAAGGGGATTGTTTTAGTTTAACACTGTACTTCctgtattaattttcttcatagaatgGACTTTGCCTCACTTGTACTTGCTAAATAAGTAATTTGTGGTCTGTAGTGTAAAAGTAATGCcaaaaaattctgctttgttctcttctAGTTTAGGTTACGTGAGGTAGagaattaaatgtaaataatatcTTATTCTTCTGATGTTTGTGCATGTTTTGCTGTATTAAAATGTGTAATCCTTTTAGGAAGCTGCTCTAGCCAGGAATTCACATGACAGTTGAGCGTTACAGACCATGCAAGCTGCCTGAAGCCAGAGATCACGAGAAGTGACTTGAACATGAAAAATTTCCAAATTCCATGTAGCATTTCAAACCAAGAGTTCCCAGGTGGTTTACTCctttgttctgttgcttttggaGGAGATAGGTGCTTTAAAGAGTTTCTCTGTGGTACTAACGTTGACTTCTGCTTCTATTGTTTAATAGCATTTTCAGCTTTATACAGCATCTAACCTTACGAAGTCTCTCAAGTTCTTTGGCTTTGCGAATCTTAAAACTACAGGAGATTCCACGCCTTCTGCTTTTAACTTTGATGTTGTGCTTTTTGTATGTGGGGTGCATATTTCAAATTCCTCTAAAATCGAGTATTATTTGAGAAATGACAAGATAACTGAGTGacataaagctttaaaaatcctgtattttgaAGTAATCTTAGCTGGAAGCTTTCTTGGGAATATGCTTGCAGTTTCAAAGCAAGTTTAGGAGTTCCTTTTTCACCTTTGTTTGCCATGGCAACAAACTATGTAGTTGAAGGAAGACCATCCATCTTGTAAAATTTTCTGGTTCTCCTGCCTTGACTAGTTGCTTCCACTGTCTCTAATTTTGGTTTCCTTGGCTCTAAACGTTACGAATGTTAAGAATGTTACGTATTTATTGATTGCAGCTTACAGGGAAGGTTCATATAAAATCTGTCGTAAATAGTAGGAGAGAAGTGTTGCTGGCTAGATGGGAACAGTAATCTTTGGTACTGGctaattttgtttggttgtgggtgtttgggttttggtttttgtttttttttttttttttaaactttgtgtATATCCAACTAATGAGCAGAAACTTTCATATCCCCGTGCAGTATGAATAGGATCTAACACCATATATTTCTGCAAGAACTATGACACAGTAGGAGCAGATTTGTAGAGCGGAACGGTTAGCACTAAGGACCTGGTACCTACACTGCATGTGTTTGGGCTAGCCATATTCTGGTCCCATGGACTGAATGGTGACCGCTGGTTTAAGTGCGCTAGTTTTGTGCCTGGAGCACAAGTTTCAGTTTCATCTGAAAGAATCAAGTTTGCTCACTGTACTATGCAGCATGAGTTACGTCAGGAAAAGCAGGCTCTCCTGATGCGAGATAAAACAGTAACACTGACACACCCTACCTGTATTGGAATTTCACCTACAGAGccatggatttttttatgtaaattgGAATTGCTCCTAGTTTCAGTGCTGAAAGCCTGCAGGTTGAATGGTTGTGTCAGCCATGATGATGACCACCACATATAAACGAGGttgttaatataaaatatagaCTAATGGTAGCTTAGTAGTGGCTCTGGCTTAAAGGGGCAAAATAAGACACTTCAATTGCTTGTTTGTAATAGTTGAGACTCTTTCGCTACTAACAGCATTTACTAATTTCCTTACAAATAAAAGTTTTGAAATTGTGATGGTTCTTGTTGGCTTTAAGTGAAGCTTTTTGGTCAAACATGTGAGCTGTGTAAAATAAGGTGGCACTAAATTTCTTTACAGAACTCACTACAGAGTTGTCCCTAGCAACATAATGATTAATTGCAGAATTATAGAGCTAAAAAAGTGAAGAACAAAAGTATTACCCTAACAGTGTATTTGGATCTGGTTTTGTGCTAACCTTTGAAAACCTTTTCTGATTGTTGCAGGTGACACTTCCTGATTCAGCATGGACCGGTTTGAAGATCTATCAGATGAAGTGGATCATGCTTTCTTTGACAGCGAttttgaggaagagaaaaagaaagctgaagaaaatggtGAATGCATAGAGAAGGAAAGCATGATGACAGCTCTTACAGACCCCAGCTTGGTTTCTATTTCAAAGGATACAAAGTGTAATGAGgaggaaagtgaagaaaagcagaaagattttcagAAGGATCAGTCCCTAGAAAATAGCACAGGTTGTCTTGAAGATGCTTCATTTTTGTCACTTTCTCTAGTTGCAGAGAACGCAGGTGCATCTGGAATGACATCTGCATCAAGTAGTGGAATACTAGAGAATGTTCCTGCTGGAATCCCCAAGATAGTTAAAGAAGGTGAAGAAGATTATTATACAGATGAAGAAGATAGTAGTGATGATGACAAAAACCAGAAGGTTAGACCAAAGTCAGCTAAGCAGtcaaacaacataaaaaaggCTAGCAAAAAATATACTAATAtcagcttctcctcctcttcctcctcttcctcctcctcctcatcttcctcttcctcatcctcaaGCTCAGATTCAGATGGTTCTGATACAGATTCTGATAGCTGTTTATCAGATTCATCTCATTCTTCCTCAAAGAGGAATGCTTGTAGAAATGCTCTTCTgtctccaaaacaaaaatcagagtCAGCAATGAAATTACtagaagaaaaaccaaagctCGTTGACTACTTGGAGGAGTCTGAAGACACAGTGACTGATGTAACACCTCTGTCCACTCCAGACATCAGTCCCATCCAGTCTTTTGAACTTGCAGCATCAAATGATAAGAAACTTAAAgtaaaaagacaggaaaatgtgAACCAAGAATTACATGGTAATTTTGGAGAATTTAAGTACAGCACAAAATTTTTAAGCCTCTGTGGCTGGGAAATCCAATCTTatacctgtatttttttcattagattCCGAGTTTGATCGCAGATGTAGTCAGAAAGTCTTGCATGATGCCATGGACCTGAATCAGCTTTTGAAAGGTgactttaaaattttctttgtaaaaagtaTGGTGTCTGTACATTGTTGAGAACAATTGAGTTCTAATAGAGGCAAATGAGGTTTTGATGTGCCACATGTATTTTGAAACTGGTTTGTGATTAAGCTGTGTTGATCCAATTCTTTGAAATCTTACATATGTAGGCAGTATTGATTCTACAGAGGAAAGAATGAGCATGTGTATGAGCATGTGCTGTTATGCATAGACCTAGAAGTAAGATATACAGATGGGCTGAATCTCTAAATAAGATCTGATATATTAACAAATTTTATGATAAACCAGCATATGCATTTTGAGAAATCAAGATTTACTGGACTATGCCACAGTTTactatataaattaaaaaaacaacctttcTGATAAAATGCTGGGTTATTAACCTTCAAAATTGAAAGGCAGTTTAAAACTACACTGCGTGATAAAtagcattcatttatttaaacttCTTTAAATATCTTGGTACTTTTTTGATaattaaattgaattatttGAGATTCTTTTTCTGAACTAAGTATCTGCTCTCTAAAATACCATGAAGTTGagtaaagatattttaaagaggaaaaataacagataaTCTTTAGTAAAACTCAGGTGGTCGCTTCTTGCCAATAGAttaaataaatcttaataaTGAAGTCTGAGAGAGAGAAGTTGGAATCTCTTTCACTGCATTCATTATGGGATGACAATGCACTGGATGATCTTATGTGTGTATTTTAAGGTCTACACAGtgcttttgcactttttttcaTGCCCCAGAGTTTTCAGTAGTGAAATGTATAGAATAAGAGAGGCTTGGATCAGGAAATCTGCTGATCTCAGGTGAGGAAAGCTTCTCACAGTTTAAGTCTGGTACATTTCAACGCAAGTTTGCTGTATTGCTGAAGGTCATGGCACACTaaaagtttataaaaatatattgtatgCATCATTTAACCTATGAGTAGAAATGGGGAATTTACTTGTATGGTAAGAAAACCTTACTTCTGCTGGTATGGAAAGAAAACCTTACTTCTGCTGGTAAGAACAGCAGAGATAGCCATCGAGAAAGGTAGAGCTGATTCTCATCTCTTGACAGTCCGTGTACTACAAAAGGCTCTAACCACTTGTCAAAACATAATGTTAGTTAGTTAGAGTTGTTGCTAGGCAATTGAAATTATGATGTCTTACATCTTTATTTGTTCCCTGATACC
The window above is part of the Strigops habroptila isolate Jane chromosome 7, bStrHab1.2.pri, whole genome shotgun sequence genome. Proteins encoded here:
- the CFAP97 gene encoding cilia- and flagella-associated protein 97 isoform X1, which gives rise to MDRFEDLSDEVDHAFFDSDFEEEKKKAEENGECIEKESMMTALTDPSLVSISKDTKCNEEESEEKQKDFQKDQSLENSTGCLEDASFLSLSLVAENAGASGMTSASSSGILENVPAGIPKIVKEGEEDYYTDEEDSSDDDKNQKVRPKSAKQSNNIKKASKKYTNISFSSSSSSSSSSSSSSSSSSSSDSDGSDTDSDSCLSDSSHSSSKRNACRNALLSPKQKSESAMKLLEEKPKLVDYLEESEDTVTDVTPLSTPDISPIQSFELAASNDKKLKVKRQENVNQELHDSEFDRRCSQKVLHDAMDLNQLLKAFLQLEKKDQKLNINHPSKGRRRNYSFTSEEVKKIDRENQRLLKELSRQSAKPRRSTPLKKPSLPPPKLYHSALNRQKEQQRIERENLIFDTKALLKRLEAVKPTPGMRRNEQLLDYQRQMSYIGSSPSIRRGKSAFSHLSPLRASYSRASAVPSTMSQRNEKPTPDSASGALQRPKPTTVRAAWL
- the CFAP97 gene encoding cilia- and flagella-associated protein 97 isoform X2 gives rise to the protein MDRFEDLSDEVDHAFFDSDFEEEKKKAEENGECIEKESMMTALTDPSLVSISKDTKCNEEESEEKQKDFQKDQSLENSTGCLEDASFLSLSLVAENAGASGMTSASSSGILENVPAGIPKIVKEGEEDYYTDEEDSSDDDKNQKVRPKSAKQSNNIKKASKKYTNISFSSSSSSSSSSSSSSSSSSSSDSDGSDTDSDSCLSDSSHSSSKRNACRNALLSPKQKSESAMKLLEEKPKLVDYLEESEDTVTDVTPLSTPDISPIQSFELAASNDKKLKVKRQENVNQELHDSEFDRRCSQKVLHDAMDLNQLLKAFLQLEKKDQKLNINHPSKGRRRNYSFTSEEVKKIDRENQRLLKELSRQSAKPRRSTPLKKPSLPPPKLYHSALNRQKEQQRIERENLALLKRLEAVKPTPGMRRNEQLLDYQRQMSYIGSSPSIRRGKSAFSHLSPLRASYSRASAVPSTMSQRNEKPTPDSASGALQRPKPTTVRAAWL